In Lagopus muta isolate bLagMut1 chromosome 6, bLagMut1 primary, whole genome shotgun sequence, one DNA window encodes the following:
- the FLRT2 gene encoding leucine-rich repeat transmembrane protein FLRT2 — MGSWTRLWPSDWAVLMKSWLIFSLGLYMQVSKTLACPKVCRCDRNFVYCNERSLTSVPLGIPEGVTVLYLHNNQINNAGFPAELHNVQSVHTVYLYGNQLDEFPMNLPKNVRVLHLQENNIQTISRAALAQLLKLEELHLDDNSISTVGVEDGAFREAISLKLLFLSKNHLSSVPVGLPVDLQELRVDENRIAVISDLAFQNLTSLERLILDGNLLTNKGIAEGTFGHLSKLKEFSIVRNSLTHPPSDLPGTHLLRLYLQDNQITHIPLTAFSNLHKLERLDISNNQLRMLVKGVFDDLHNLRQLTVRNNPWLCDCSIKWVTEWLKFIPSSINVRGFMCQGPEQVRGMAVRELNMNMLSCPTTTPDMSLVITPVPATAKPTTLVPSSSVPPPSTKYSPLTPIIVTLPTVPDREDRERVTPPISERIQLSIHFVNDTCILVNWISVFTVMAYKLTWVKMGHSLVGGIVQERIVSGEKQDFSLVNLEPKSTYRICLVPLDAYNNYRTGEDTVCSEATTKASFSNSGGNIPSSHEQTTSQNLGSPFLLAGLIGGAVIFVLMVLLSIFCWHMHKKGRYTSQKWKYNRGRRKDDYCEAGTKKDNSILEMTETSFQIVSLNNDQLLKGDFRLQPIYTPNGGINYTDCHIPNNIRYCNSNVSDLEHCHT, encoded by the coding sequence ATGGGTTCCTGGACTAGATTGTGGCCCTCAGACTGGGCTGTTCTCATGAAATCATGGCTTATCTTTTCCCTGGGGCTCTACATGCAGGTCTCCAAAACTTTGGCCTGTCCAAAAGTGTGTCGCTGCGATCGAAACTTTGTCTACTGTAATGAGCGAAGCTTGACCTCAGTGCCTCTTGGGATACCAGAGGGTGTAACCGTCCTCTACCTCCATAATAACCAAATAAATAATGCTGGATTTCCTGCAGAATTGCACAATGTCCAGTCTGTGCACACAGTCTATCTTTATGGCAACCAATTGGATGAGTTCCCAATGAACCTGCCCAAAAATGTCAGGGTTCTCCACTTGCAGGAAAACAACATTCAGACCATTTCTCGGGCTGCTCTTGCTCAGCTCTTGAAGCTGGAAGAACTGCACCTGGATGACAACTCCATCTCCACTGTTGGAGTTGAGGATGGGGCATTCCGGGAAGCCATCAGCCTCAAGCTTCTGTTCTTGTCCAAGAATCACTTAAGCAGTGTACCAGTAGGCCTTCCAGTGGACTTACAAGAACTTCGAGTAGATGAAAATCGAATTGCTGTCATTTCAGACTTGGCCTTCCAGAATCTTACAAGTTTGGAACGTCTGATTCTGGATGGCAATCTGCTTACTAATAAAGGCATAGCTGAAGGCACCTTTGGCCACCTCTCCAAGCTCAAGGAATTCTCTATAGTGCGTAATTCACTGACCCATCCTCCTTCTGATCTTCCAGGTACACATTTGCTAAGGCTCTACTTGCAAGACAACCAGATAACCCATATACCACTTACAGCCTTCTCAAACCTTCACAAACTGGAACGTCTTGATATTTCCAACAATCAGCTTCGTATGTTGGTAAAGGGTGTATTTGATGATCTCCACAACTTGAGGCAACTCACTGTAAGGAATAATCCCTGGTTATGTGACTGCAGTATTAAGTGGGTCACTGAATGGCTCAAGTTTATTCCCTCTTCCATCAATGTACGGGGTTTTATGTGTCAGGGACCAGAGCAGGTCCGAGGTATGGCAGTCAGGGAGCTTAATATGAATATGCTGTCATGCCCCACCACTACCCCAGATATGTCACTTGTCATCACCCCAGTTCCAGCTACAGCTAAGCCAACTACATTAGTTCCCTCCTCATCAGTTCCTCCCCCAAGTACTAAGTATAGTCCTCTGACTCCTATCATAGTCACACTCCCCACTGTGCCTGACAGGGAAGACAGAGAAAGGGTAACACCTCCTATATCTGAGCGAATTCAACTCTCTATCCATTTTGTGAATGATACTTGCATCCTGGTTAACTGGATATCTGTTTTTACTGTGATGGCATATAAACTCACATGGGTTAAAATGGGCCATAGTCTGGTAGGAGGAATTGTTCAGGAACGAATAGTTAGTGGTGAGAAACAAGACTTCAGCTTGGTAAATCTGGAGCCCAAATCCACCTATCGGATTTGCTTGGTTCCTCTGGATGCTTATAATAATTACCGAACTGGAGAAGACACTGTCTGTTCAGAAGCCACAACAAAGGCTTCCTTTTCGAACAGTGGCGGCAACATTCCCTCCAGCCATGAGCAGACAACTTCTCAGAACCTGGGCTCCCCATTTCTGCTTGCAGGTTTAATCGGGGGTGCAGTGATATTTGTGCTCATGGTCCTTCTCAGCATTTTTTGCTGGCACATGCACAAAAAGGGGCGTTACACCTCCCAGAAGTGGAAATACAATCGAGGCCGTCGGAAAGATGACTACTGTGAGGCAGGAACCAAGAAGGACAACTCCATCCTGGAAATGACGGAAACCAGCTTCCAGATTGTGTCCTTAAATAATGATCAGCTCCTTAAAGGAGATTTCAGACTGCAGCCCATTTATACCCCAAATGGGGGCATTAACTACACAGACTGTCACATCCCCAATAACATACGATACTGCAATAGCAATGTCTCAGACCTGGAGCACTGTCATACGTGA